The following are from one region of the Diceros bicornis minor isolate mBicDic1 chromosome 37, mDicBic1.mat.cur, whole genome shotgun sequence genome:
- the LOC131399266 gene encoding UDP-glucuronosyltransferase 1-6-like, with amino-acid sequence MACLLRAFWRVSAEVFFLALWGVAVGEKLLVVPQDGSHWLSMKDIIEPLGKKGHDIVVLVPEVNLLLEESKYYTRRIYPVPYDEGEMKRRYRSFGKHHFAERWLLNAAQTEYRNNMIVIDMYFINCQSLLNHSETMSFLRESEFDAVFTDPALPCGVILAEYLGLPSVYLFRGFPFSPEYAFTRTPSPVSYIPRGYTQFSDRMTFPQRVVNFLVSYLKNYVFYCLYSKYEDLTWNVLKRDVHLPALYRKAAIWLLRYDFVFEYPRPVMPNMVFIGGVNCRKEGIVPQMLLEKPLGRLAGGCHWKTLRGWALGQPQLF; translated from the exons ATGGCCTGCCTGCTCCGTGCATTTTGGAGAGTTTCTGCAGAGGTTTTCTTCTTAGCGCTGTGGGGCGTGGCTGTAGGTGAGAAGCTGCTGGTGGTCCCTCAGGATGGAAGCCACTGGCTCAGTATGAAGGACATAATTGAGCCTCTCGGTAAGAAGGGGCATGACATCGTGGTGCTGGTGCCAGAAGTCAATTTGCTTCTGGAAGAATCCAAATACTACACAAGAAGAATCTATCCAGTGCCCTATGATGAGGGGGAGATGAAGCGCCGCTACCGCTCTTTTGGAAAGCATCACTTTGCTGAGCGATGGCTCCTGAATGCTGCTCAGACTGAGTACAGGAATAACATGATCGTTATTGACATGTACTTCATCAACTGCCAGAGCCTCCTGAACCACTCTGAGACCATGAGTTTCCTCAGGGAGAGCGAGTTTGATGCCGTTTTCACAGACCCGGCCTTACCCTGTGGGGTGATCCTGGCTGAGTACCTGGGCCTGCCCTCCGTGTACCTCTTCAGGGGCTTCCCGTTTTCCCCGGAATACGCCTTCACCAGAACCCCAAGCCCGGTGTCCTACATTCCCAGGGGCTACACCCAGTTCTCCGATCGGATGACTTTCCCCCAAAGGGTGGTCAACTTCCTCGTTAGTTATTTGAAGAACTACGTATTTTACTGTCTGTATTCAAAGTACGAAGACCTCACATGGAATGTTCTCAAGAGAGATGTGCACTTACCCGCCTTATATCGGAAGGCCGCCATTTGGCTGTTAAGATATGACTTTGTGTTTGAGTATCCGAGACCAGTCATGCCCAACATGGTCTTCATTGGAGGTGTCAACTGCAGGAAGGAGGGAATCGTGCCTCAG ATGCTGTTGGAGAAGCCCCTCGGCCGCCTGGCTGGTGGTTGCCACTGGAAGACCCTCAGGGGCTGGGCCTTGGGGCAGCCCCAGCTGTTCTGA
- the LOC131399267 gene encoding UDP-glucuronosyltransferase 1-6-like, with amino-acid sequence MACLLRAFWRVSAEVFFLALWGVAVGEKLLVVPQDGSHWLSMKDIIEPLGKKGHDIVVLVPEVNLLLEESKYYTRRIYPVPYDEGEMKRRYRSFGKHHFAERWLLNAAQTEYRNNMIVIDMYFINCQSLLNHSETMSFLRESEFDAVFTDPALPCGVILAEYLGLPSVYLFRGFPFSPEYAFTRTPSPVSYIPRGYTQFSDRMTFPQRVVNFLVSYLKNYVFYCLYSKYEDLTWNVLKRDVHLPALYRKAAIWLLRYDFVFEYPRPVMPNMVFIGGVNCRKEGIVPQMLLEKPLGRLAGGCHWKTLRGWALGQPQLF; translated from the coding sequence ATGGCCTGCCTGCTCCGTGCATTTTGGAGAGTTTCTGCAGAGGTTTTCTTCTTAGCGCTGTGGGGCGTGGCTGTAGGTGAGAAGCTGCTGGTGGTCCCTCAGGATGGAAGCCACTGGCTCAGTATGAAGGACATAATTGAGCCTCTCGGTAAGAAGGGGCATGACATCGTGGTGCTGGTGCCAGAAGTCAATTTGCTTCTGGAAGAATCCAAATACTACACAAGAAGAATCTATCCAGTGCCCTATGATGAGGGGGAGATGAAGCGCCGCTACCGCTCTTTTGGAAAGCATCACTTTGCTGAGCGATGGCTCCTGAATGCTGCTCAGACTGAGTACAGGAATAACATGATCGTTATTGACATGTACTTCATCAACTGCCAGAGCCTCCTGAACCACTCTGAGACCATGAGTTTCCTCAGGGAGAGCGAGTTTGATGCCGTTTTCACAGACCCGGCCTTACCCTGTGGGGTGATCCTGGCTGAGTACCTGGGCCTGCCCTCCGTGTACCTCTTCAGGGGCTTCCCGTTTTCCCCGGAATACGCCTTCACCAGAACCCCAAGCCCGGTGTCCTACATTCCCAGGGGCTACACCCAGTTCTCCGATCGGATGACTTTCCCCCAAAGGGTGGTCAACTTCCTCGTTAGTTATTTGAAGAACTACGTATTTTACTGTCTGTATTCAAAGTACGAAGACCTCACATGGAATGTTCTCAAGAGAGATGTGCACTTACCCGCCTTATATCGGAAGGCCGCCATTTGGCTGTTAAGATATGACTTTGTGTTTGAGTATCCGAGACCAGTCATGCCCAACATGGTCTTCATTGGAGGTGTCAACTGCAGGAAGGAGGGAATCGTGCCTCAG